gtacttcacTAACTAGGAGGACCGTCTAAATTCGTAATCATCGTAGATAGAAACATATATGACAAAAAGAAAGTAGAAAACATACGAGATAAAGGACGGTTGACAATTAATAATGGGACAGCAATCCGCAGTTCAATGTCTACTGGAATAAGTAGGCAACCCTTGTCAGATAGCAGCAGATAAGCACAGTGCATAAAAATGTGAGGCAAATCATTTTACACTGTTGGGGTGACATAATTGCAGAAGAAAATAAGCAGTGTCGTACGGCATTGGATCAACCATAACCATATCACTGTGTAGTCATACAAGATTCGTTTAAAAACACATGCCTGTCCTGTGCTGACAGTGATAATAAGAAATAAAAAAAATGCAAAGACAAATAGATGGTGCAGCACATACCTTGTTAGAGTGATGCGATGGCACCTCTACACCACCTCCTCCCCAACCTCCCGGACACTAAAGCCGTGTCACTGTCTTCTCTCACCACCTTGTGCTCCTCGCAGATTATGTTGGGGAGCACGTTCAGAAAGCATTGAAAGTAATAACATGCTCAAAAAGCATTGAATGTAAGAAAGTTAAGCCAGAGATTTCTACTAAATGCGGTACCACAAGGTCAAGCAACGAGTCTCAAttgtagagaatgatttggtgcatcgatatctcattgatcgtgcactaggcacatatatataggtagaagGGGTGCGACCGGTATCGTGTCTTCTAAGATACACGTACATACAGAGGGAGACAGACAGAACCGGTACTGCATACAAGACCCGGACCTACGTACATGTACACATGTTCAACACCCCCCCTCCCCGTGCAGTCGAAGCGTCGCCGGTGACGCAGAGACTGGACCGAAAACCCTCGAATGTCGAGGTGGGTAGTCCCTTCGTTATAACATCGGCGAACTGCTGATCAATGGGCACATGTAGAACTCGAACACGACCAAGTGCGACGTGCTCCCTGACGAAGTGAATGtcgagctcaatatgcttcgCCTGGCGGTGATGGACAGGGTTGACAGCCAGGTACATCGTGAAgacgttgtcacagtagacaagcGTCGCCTTGGTAACCTCACATAGCAACTCCTGAAGTAGCTATCGTAGCCAAGAGCACTCCGCGACGGCGTTGGCCACATCCCTGTACTCAGCCTCAGCGCTCGATCGTGAGACCGTGGGTTGTCGTTTAGACGACCACGAAATCAGAGAGGGCCCGAGGTAGACGCAGTAGCCGGAAGTGGAGCGTCGAGTGTCGGGACACCCAGCCCAGTCGGCGTCGGAGTAGGCGACAAGGCTGGTGTCAGGTGATGCCGTCAGGGTGAGACCCATAGCAGTGGTGCCACGTATGTACCGGAGAATACGTTTCACCAGAGCCCAATGAGTATCACGAGGAGCATGCATGTGAAGGCACACCTGCTGGACAACGTACTGAATGTCCGGACGCGTCAGCGTGAGGTACTGAAGAGCACCGACGATGGAGCGGTAGAAGGGAGCGTCAGACGCCGGAGAGCCCTCGACGGCGGACACCTTAGCCTTCGTGTCGACAGGCGTAGGAGcaggcttgcagttaagcatgccaGCTCGCTCCAGAAGCTCGTAGGCATACTTCTGCTGATGCAGGAAGAAGCCAGTGGCCCGGCGAACAACCTCGATGACGAGGAAGTAGTGGAGAGCccccaagtccttgagggcgaactCGGTGCCGAGACGAGCTGTGATCTGCTGAAGGAGCGCTGGCGAGGACGcagtcaggatgatgtcgtcgacgtatAGGAGAAGGTACGCGGTGGCGGTGCCCTGGTGATAAACAAACAGGGAGGCATCGGACCGTGTGGACCGGAACCCCTAATGCTGAAGGAATGCCGCGATCCGCTGGTACCAGGCCGGAGGCGCCTGCTTCAACCCGTAGAGAGAACGGGAGAGCAAGCACACGTGGTCCGGATGGTCGGTGTCGATGAAACCAGTAGGCTGCTGACAGAACACCTGCTCGTCGAGGTGGCCATGCAGAAAAGCATTGGACACGTCGAGCTGATGAACGAGCCAGTCGCGAGAGACAACAAGCTGGAGAACAGCGCAAATCGTGCCCGGTTTGACAAccggggcgaaggtgtcggtgaagtccacgccgACACGCTGGCGAAAGCCGCGCACGACCCAACGCGCCTTGTAGCGCTCAAGGGAACCGTCGGGGCGAGTCTTGTGGCGGAAGACCCACTTGCCAATGATGACATTGGCACGGGGAGGCCGCGGGAAAAGATGCCATGTACAGTTGCGCTGCAGGGCGTCGAACTCCTCaagcatcgcagcaagccagTTCGGATCCCGAAGGGCTGCGCGAACGGAGGTGGGGAGCGGGGACGGGGCCGAGGTGGACGCGGCACACGCGTACTCGTCGGAGGTGTAGCGCGTGCTAGGACGAAACGTCCCAGTCCGAGCCCGAGTGACCACACCGGTGAGAGGTGCGGCGGCAGCCGGCGGGGCCGAGAGGGGGACCGAcgaggaggagatcgagccggtCTCCGGAGCAGCCAAAGGGGCCGGGGCGTCGGGGGCGGCCGCGGCACCGGGGCAGTCGAGGGGGCGGCCGAGGAGGCGCCAGAagccgcggcggcgggggccgCCGAGGGGGCCGCGACGACGGGGGCCACCGGCGCCGGGAGCGTGGGTTGGGCCAAGCCCGGTGCACGGCGGGGAGGTTTGCCAGAGGTGGAGGCAGGGGCGAACCGCGCCGCGGGAGACGCTGAGGGTGACGGTACCTGCTGAAACGGGAACACCAGCTCATCAAAGCACACGTGCCGCGAGGTGAAAACGCGGTGGGACACTGGATCatagcaccggtaacctttggtgttGGGAGGATAACCAAGGAAGATGCAAGGAAGCGACCGGGGAGCGAGTTTGTGAGGTGCAGTGGACGCGGTGCTAGGATAACAGAGACACCCGAAAATGCGAAGACCATCATAAGATGGAACCGCACCAAAGAGAAGCTGGTGAGGAGTGTAGTTCCAGCGTGGACGACACGGGCGAATGTTGACGAGGAGGCTGGCGGTCGCGAGCGCGTCCGGCCAGAACCGGGGAGGCACGTAGGAGTGGAAGAGCAACGTGCGGACACAGTCATTAAGAGTGCGAATGACGCGCTCGACGCGACGACGTGTAGGGGCAAGTGAGGCGAAAGATGGTGTCGTGCGACGCAAGAAGATTGCGGACGGTGACATTGTCAAACTCCTTTCCGTTGTTAGTTTGCAAGGCAAGAATAGGACGACCGAACTGTGTGGTGACATAAGAATAAAACGCGGTGAGTGTGGCAAGAGCGTCAGACTTGCGACGGAGAGGAAATGTCCACACATAGTGAGAGAAATCATCCAATATCACCAAATAGTATAAGTAACCCGTGTTGCTCGCAACCGGGgacgtccaaacatcactatgcaATAACTGAAACGGAAAAGTGGAAATGTTTGTAGACTCGCTAAAGGGAAGACGAACGTGCTTGCCAAGACGGCAAGCCTCACAAGAGTGGTCGTCAACCTTATTACATGAGAAAGAAAAACTCTGAAGAATCTAACGCATAACGGTAGAGTTGGGATGGCCGAGGCGGGCGTGCCAAAGATCGACACTAGCAGCGAAGGCGGCGGGACGACGGGTGGTGGCGGCGCCGGAGGGATGCACCGGGTAAAGATCGTCCGGGCTATCACATCGGTGGAGTACCATCCGTGTACGGGCGTCCTTCACAGAAAAGCCGATatcgtcaaattcaacagtaaTAGGGTTCTCACGAGCAAGGTGACGAACAGAAACAAGATTGGTAACTAAGTTAGGAGACACAAGAACATTAGACATGTTAACGGGAGTAGAAGTAGAAGGAAAAGACATATGACCGACATgtgtaatgggaatggaggaaccgTTACCAAGGGTGATGCGAGTGGGAGTATGAGCAGGAGTGGCGGATGTGAGGTTACCGGGATGAGTAGTCATGTGAGCGGTGGCGCccgagtccatgtaccagtcACCGCCGCCACCGTAGGAGCTCGGTGACGGGGCGGAGTGCAGAGCAGCGAGAAGGGCCGGGTCCCACGGCGGCGGCACCTGGGGAGGGAGAAACCCTCTGTAGGCGGGCGCGGGAGCGGCGCCGTAGGCGTCGTAGGCGGGCGCGGGTGCGGGCGTGGCGCCGTAGCCGCTGTAGGGGGCGCCGTTCTGCGCGGTGAAGAGCGCCTGGTGGCTCGCCGGCCGAGGTCGAAGGATGCCTGGAGTGGGATCCCGAGGAACCGGCATCGAGTACGCGTGTACGACGTCCGTCCACGGGTTGGTGTCGTAAGTCCAGGGGGGGTGGCCTACTGCTACTGCTGACGAGGGGCCCCCCCGTGCGCCTGTTTGCGACTGCCCCCGTGGCGGTTGCCATGGCGCCCGTCACCCTGCTGCGGCTGCTGGGGGGCAGCGGGTGGGGCGGGGGGCGCGGGCGGGAGGGGGTAAAATCCCGGGGGCGCGGGGGGCGCCGGCTGGTGACGGGGCGCAGGCGCGGGCGGGGCGGCCGGTGGAGGGGCACCACGCGAGGTGCCGGCGGCGAGGGCATGGTGCTACACGCACTTCTTGACCCCCTTCATCCGGCGCTCCTCCAACCGCAAGTATGCCACAAACTTGGGGAAGGAGGGCTCCGGTATGAGGGAGAGGTTGGAGGAGGCGTTACCGAAGTCCTCGTTGAGGCAGGCAGTGAGCGTGCTGAGGAGGAGGTCGTCATCAACCTTGGCGCCAATGTCACGGAGCTCATCCGCCAACGTCTTCAgacggcggcagtagtcatcGATTGACTGATCATCCTAATGACAGTCAAAAAATTACTGCTGCAAAAACACACGGCGCTAAAGCttgttgtcggtgaagaggccgTTGAGCTTGACCCACACAACGCGGGCGTCATCACCATCGCTCACGACCGTGTGAAACAGGTCCTTCGAGATGGTGGTGAAGAACCACCGGATGAGCGTGGCGTCGATCGCGGTCCACTCGGAGTCGCCCACCATGGCCCGGGAGTCGACGGAGCCGTCAACGTGATCCACGAGGTTGTTCTCGCGGAAGAGCAGCGAGAAGTACGTCTTCCACGCGAAGTACGTGGCGTCGGTGGCATCGAGGATGACGAGGACGCGGTCGTGGATGTTGATGTCGCGGATGTCAGCGGGGTCCGGCCCGGCGAAGGGGTTGGAGTAGGATGAGGCTGAGGGTGACATGGCGGCTCGGCGGTGGTGCGGCGTGACGATGCAGGTATGCGATCGGGCGGGGCAGAAAAGTGAACGGTGCCGGCGTGGTAGAAAGCGAGGCGAGGTGAGGCGTGAGAGAGCGAGCAGCAGGTGCACGGCGCACAGCGTTTGGCGGCTAGCGGGATTGGGCGATTGGCAGCGAGCGGGGCGCGGTGGATCGAGCAGTAGCGAGCGGGCGGCAGCAAGCAGTGCGTAGCGCGGGAGCAGTGCGTAGCGCGGGCGAGCGGACGTCGCGCGGGACTTGGCAGCGAGCGGCGCAGCTTGGCAGCTAGCGGGATCGGGAGAGAGGCAGCGGGAGCGCACGACGCGGGAGGAAGCGCGGCGCAGGGAGGTAGCGGCGGTGTGGGGCAGCAGATCGTGACGgcggcccgaggcggcggcggctagggttaggcgGAAGAGGGAGAGGATCGACTTGCGATAGATACCatgtagagaatgatttggtgcatcgATATCTCACTGATCGTGCActagacacacacacacatatatataagTACAAGGGGTGCGACCAGTATCGTGTCTCTTAAGATACACGTACATATAGAGGGAGACAAACATAACCGGTACTGCATATAAGACCCGGACCTACGTACATGAACACATGTTCAACATCAATGTAATCACCTTACAAAACATGCATGTTCTTCCTCATAGAAGATGGCATCTATAGTATCACATTTTTAATGCAGCAGACTCCATCAAGATGAAGTAACACGTCAACTTATTCCAATGCCTAAGCATTTGGTTTTAATAACAACCAAAAAGGTGGCACAGATATACTTTTCAAACTTAATAAATACTACATATACTAAATCTAGAACCGTTTAAATTTTCTGGTTTGTTTGAGTTTTTTTGGCAGTTTGAACTGGTAAATAGGGTGATGACACGTGCTATTTCGTTGGGACCTGGATGGGTAAGCTTCTCGGGTGCACGCTGCGTTTTTCTGCGATTTAATTCTTGGTCAAACGTGCGTCCTGTTTCTTTGAACAGGAGATGTATTCTTGGCTGCATGCGGTCGGTGGACGTGATTTGTTGACCGCGTGCATGTACTAATGGATGAGCAGGGCAGTGCATGGCATATGGGGTTGCATGCATGGTTCTATTTGCCTCGGGATATCTGGATGTGTGTCGGTTTGTGCATGTGATCGACTTGGCTAGGCTCGACACGTTGCATGCGCTTGGTCCCGCAATGCATGTCGTTGATTTCACCACGTATATTTACCTGGGCTATTACACGTATAACATGCAAAAGGTCGGCACCGCCTGAAAATCAAAGACGCGGCAGCCGCTAAACAAGCGGTGGCACAAGGGCGTGACGTGACGAAACCCATGCAGCCATGCAGGCAACGCCAATCAATGGGAACCAACACATATAAAACATGTTTCCGAACAGTATGCAAATCAAACATGCCTGCATGCAGCATGCAACCACCGACCAACCATGCCGTGCCGCTGTTGCCGTATATTCTGGAGGctgctgatggtttcggtagatTAGTACAATTTTGCTTCGTGTTTCTGGTCCTTCCGAACCCTATAAATACGTGCTTTGCACCTATGTCTTTCTCCATCTTGCGCAGAGATGGCTTGTGGCCTGACGCGTCCTGGTGCTGCTTTGCTTTGTGTGTCTGCGCGGCTGGCATGCTGCTCACTACAAAAATAAAAGACACATCCGTAATATTTTGGAACGAACGAattttttgtcatacttatgacacttctatgatgataattgtgacaaaacacagtatcatcatagatgtgacggggtcctacttctatgataaaaaatcatgacagaaaatgggcttttcatcctgggcgggccggagacgcagctgcatgacattctttgggccgtctatgacggaaaaaaaccgtggtaaaatcaagggcgaggaaaatatcagggtgttcctggttacggtgggtgctcggggccgagcgatgcacgtttctctcgtacacgcacgcgcgtgggtgcgaggcgttgggctctaactgaacccgagcgattacactgcaggctacgcgttactgacccgagcgatcgatcgatggctgttaactgaacccgatcgagcgattccttcgctactgctgctaaaagccgatcgatgctgcctctggatgaacagtgagcgttgctgggggggggggggtttggatgaacagttcccggtgggggtggatgatcaggaccccgtggtgttgcctctggatgaacaggaccccgatcgatcgagccggttggggctggatgaacaggaccccgtggagggcaggatgaacaggaccaccccgtggagggcaggatgaacagtagacggtggagagctggatgaaaaatagcccgtggaggggtgattgaacaggagcccgtggagagggctggttgaacagtagccggtggagtaccgcgcagtggaggctggatgaacaggagcccattgacgaacagtcgcaggtggaggctggaggagatcgacggtggatggacagtagcccatggaggctggagggggtcgacggtggagatgaacagtataccatggagtcccgttttgcggtacgccacacccctcccgatgaacaagacccccgtttcgaccgtagcgctccaacacaagtccgtttcctccgttttgcggtaagccacacccctcccgatcaacaggacccccgttcgaccgtaggaggtccgtttcctccgttttgcggtacgccagacccctcccgatgaacaggatcctgtttcgaacgtggccggtcgaacacaaggccgtttcctccgttctgcggtacgccaggcctcgtttccatcggctgttccgtccaagccggttggctcccacgcgttccgttgcctcccgatgaacacgacgcattccgttgcctccccatgaacacgacgacgacgcagtttcttcgttccgacccagccatgtacacgagccctggccgtacgtatgcgcgagtaggcattcgagaccccgcccgtatgtacgtacgtggccgtattttctttcttgcacactggccgctgtacgtacgtgtacatgctacatgcgcgcctcaactacgacacgtgcgcgctctacatcgaccagtatgtacgtacacgttcgcgaccagaatgacaacgctacgtacgcttcgaccaggtgggtcccgactgtcaggcacttccttgcgtgcgaagatatagctggtgggtcccagcagtcggggggcgaatcgttttttgtccagacgcacttccttgcgtgcgaagatgtagctggtgggtcccagcagtcagggggaaatatttttttcgcgaaatatggtggcccgtccggtgggtccccgctgtcaggtgcaggaataattattttgcgcgtaataaggaggcacttccttgcggctgccgtggacccagctgtcagcctctccacgtacagtaatcttccgatggaagtcggtcgttgaccacattgaccacgccgcgccgagagcaccaaggcggtggacgacggcgaggcctaggaaggggacgatgcggagccagggaagacgcggcaatggatgcccacgcatagaggagtatgagggttcactggttcgctgcggtgtgaggctgccatcgccgcagaataacaaggggtgtgggtgagtagagggatggcctagccagcggtgggagtagtagggggcggtgaggcctccgccgcgtcgcagccggccacgggaggcaggagcacaaggcacgaccggcgctggtttgggcggctggagcaagaagactagaggttgaagaagcactacggccgttggatggacatcgtacggtcactggagctagaaacgttcatattgactaagttgacaaagccctccgtccccgtcaacttagtaggcccacaagtcagcctcccaccaaggtgggtcccagctagcagggggagtattcatttttttctgcgtaataaggaggcacttccggtgggtccgagctgacagcggggggaacgtttttttcacgaaatacggtgacccgtccggtgggtcccagaagtcaggggggaaacgttttttcgcaaaatacggtggcccgtccggtgggtccctgctgttaggtggaggaatcattattttccgcgtaataaggaggcacttccttgctgcggctgtggacccagctgtcagcctctcgacgtacaatacacttccgatggaagttgttccttgaccacgttgatcacgccgcattccgttgcatgcatgcgtccatgggcgtggtgcgtccccactgtcagcctctcacgtacagtcatcttccgatgactctcggttgttgaccacgttgaccacaccgtgccgagcgcaccaaaggccggtggacgacggcgaggccccagactggaacgacccggagatggggaagacggggcagtggagtcacagatggagaggagtgggaaacttgactggttcgggtgcgcggcagcacagccgcagtgccgcccacgggagacaggagcaagaacaaaggttgaagaaggagcacggctgttggattaacatccaacggtccagctgctagaataatttgttgattaagttgacaaagccttgcgtacacgttcgcttagtaggcccacaagtcagccaccaaatctgacgggtcccagctattaacgggaggaataatttttttcgcataacaaggaggcacttccttccgtgcgaagatacaaccAGTGAGTctcagctgtcaggtggaggaaacatttttttcagcttaataagaaggaactttccttgcgtgcgaccatggacctcgtgggtcccagccatcaggctctccacgtacagtcctcttccgatgactctcgtttgttgaccacgccgcaccgagcgcagcgaggcggtggacgacggcgaggccccggacgggaacgactcggagatgggaagacgcgacagtggagtcgcagattgagtggaggagaagggttataactggttctggtgcggcgtggggttGCAGttggtggagaataacaggaggtgtggaggggtggagggatagcctggctggcggtggggtagcgcttcgcagcgatgcctgctaagcagagccgctagccgccggaggccggacctggcggtcccggcgacgctggaggaagaagacgagagattgaaggtgcatgctgaccaagttgacaacgccctgtgTAGGCTTCGaactattggcccacatgtcagcctgcaaaaatgtggcatatatttaacccatgttttctagaatgtacagtccatttgctgggctgggtgaacaaataatttcgcgcaTTATTATTACATTgctccttaaaatcttcgcaagcttttgtacgcaatcaccaggattttccttgcctgtgagtcaaaaacaatcagaattttccttgccaacttctgttaaacatttacttttataagttaataacacgtgggatgtttttataatgtatatacaagtctctataaaatatacgataatagtaataatatatatatatatataatgtggttaaaaaaatacattgggctgccgatctttaagaaaaatcccataggccggtatgaacctcaaaaaataagttgaaaccactgtcaccgtatgtcgtgggctacgcatgttaaaatacaaaacctaggcctagctgatacttgttcgccctctggaaaaaaatgataccagatccccgagcgaactggattatagagggggccggcggcacgactgaagaagcacatcaggagcgatttttttcttcagggatggctctcgatggcgtttttttacttgcctctgcaccacataacttgtatttttagcctcccagtccgtggtggaccagcagcccatttactgggcgggccaacctacagaaaccagcactcgatttttcatcaagcccaaAAAACAACGTAGTattatgtttgttttgaggccgaaaacattacgacaggggttgagcgggggagggggcaagacagagcaaaaagattaaaaagagttgatgcgccgttgctaccctaacaaagcaggtgcaattcttctcgggaagaaggtgtgccgttgacacccacacgtcacataccccacagtaggcataatAACAAAttcacacacaagcacaacagaaaaggtaaacattcgtatcaaactctgGTTCAcagacacgttcatattcatagccaacattcactatcaacaactcaaaagattcatatatacacaagttcagcatgtctatggatccaaatgattgatagatcacacaacaatattcatagataattcacaaaaagattcagatatacacatgttcagtatgtttatgcatccaaatgattgagatcacagccaatatcatccatggacgaactttaattacctagggtacagactggtaaatggtgttcagtcggaggtacttcttgctaaaattaatgcttgtacgagtaaactttcgagtacataagaggcagcacaggcagtatgaactttgcttgtaggtttatcctcaaatagtggccccGTGCCgcgggaggtttgagcaacttggccactactttcatccaactagtttactggctcatcttggtcctgtagctcgccaaaattctacattgcagactggtaaatggtgttcagtcagaggtacttcttgctaaaattaatgcttgaaCGAGTAAACTTTGAGTAGATAAGAGGCAACACaaacaatctgaactttgcttgtaggtttatcctcaaatagtggccttgtgccgagggaggtttgagcaacttggccactactttcatccaactagtttactggctcatcttggtcctgtagctcgccaaaattctacattgcagagaAACTGATGAATCAGGGAGTGAATCTTCTGATATGGATTGCTCTGAAGGAACACCCCCCCTGAAGGGAATGAAAGCCGCTGTATGGCGAATTCGCTGCTGAAAGATCCCGCCCAGTGTCTCCTTCCTTCCCCCGCCGCCTTCTGACCAAAGGGAGTATACAATTTGTTCTTCAGGACACTCATGCCCAAACTTATGAAATGCTAATTTGACCTAAATTTCCGGTTAACTGCTGACTTTCTTTGCTACCTCACCCAAAACTCTGTCTTCAGGAGGAAAGCTTGCTTGAGTACCTTACTTGAAAACAAACCGCTTGAGCTGTAACAGAAACAGAAAGGTTTGAtgcgagaaaggaggcggttgagaaaatgaaccacccaaattttttgtgcagttcaactgaaatggagcatccctggcgtgcagactgatta
The sequence above is a segment of the Aegilops tauschii subsp. strangulata cultivar AL8/78 chromosome 6, Aet v6.0, whole genome shotgun sequence genome. Coding sequences within it:
- the LOC141026196 gene encoding uncharacterized protein, translating into MSPSASSYSNPFAGPDPADIRDINIHDRVLVILDATDATYFAWKTYFSLLFRENNLVDHVDGSVDSRAMVGDSEWTAIDATLIRWFFTTISKDLFHTVDDQSIDDYCRRLKTLADELRDIGAKVDDDLLLSTLTACLNEDFGNASSNLSLIPEPSFPKFVAYLRLEERRMKGVKKCV